A region of Gammaproteobacteria bacterium DNA encodes the following proteins:
- a CDS encoding AAA family ATPase, which translates to MYQAFYGLKEIPFSIAPNPKYLFLSERHQEALGHLQYCLDSGGGFLLLTGEVGTGKTTLARTLLSKIASNTDIASILNPSLTEIELLATLCDELAITYSPSPSLKELVDAISGFLIDNHNNGRKTLLVIDEAQHLRAEVLEQLRLLTNLETDHDKLLQVMLIGQPELQQQLKQQHLRQLAQRITARYHLMPLEASEVSAYIAHRLKIAGREHVLFSKKSCNRIFELSEGIPRVINLICDKALLLAYGEQLTEVDISSVNRAASQVLFVDYQMPATSNAQWLKPMLSSTVVIVGVLGIAWGGLNFYRVMSAQNEHGVVMTTPVAESAELPLTAPLTASSVVPSTAPLVIPTARDNLLIAPVANVVIQPTAIDINQHINPYLAKSRLSQSAFSGLMGLWGTAQGAGVDHCNSAKQYGLRCVEGTGWDQLLGYNHPAMFSFRVAGQTYFAVAVAVDSDNKVLIQLFDQQLVVNKSWLLQHWTGAFTVLWQPPTGFNRYLKLGQQGGAVTELASMLNQFYQLPNSASYSFDQVLAQLVRRFQAEHQLTVDGIAGEQTLLKLQIATARQGQTLLNDIKLAQFDAGPNSTLIAKRVALPPVYIEPARYQAKLAKKTAVAAPINKRVSEPPKSTAANFDQLVTQDGISADLAQRFSQALAAMEAEQLSEPLPAKLHPQALVYFPQWYQDLVPPLQFSSHIYSSDRAERWVKVNRQVVKEGELINADLRLVKVTPERVVIEMQQRQFTLPALTDW; encoded by the coding sequence ATGTATCAGGCGTTTTACGGTCTGAAGGAAATTCCATTTTCTATTGCCCCTAATCCCAAGTACTTATTTTTAAGCGAGCGTCACCAAGAGGCGTTAGGTCATTTGCAATACTGTCTCGACAGTGGCGGTGGTTTTTTACTGCTAACCGGCGAGGTCGGTACGGGAAAAACTACTTTAGCGCGAACGCTGCTTAGTAAAATTGCGAGCAATACCGACATTGCGTCAATCTTAAATCCGAGTTTGACCGAAATTGAATTGTTAGCAACCTTATGTGATGAGTTAGCCATTACTTACTCGCCAAGCCCGAGCTTAAAAGAGCTGGTTGATGCGATTAGTGGCTTTTTAATCGACAATCATAACAATGGTCGCAAAACCTTGTTGGTTATTGATGAGGCGCAGCATTTACGGGCCGAGGTGTTAGAGCAGTTGCGATTGCTCACTAACCTCGAAACCGATCATGATAAATTGCTGCAGGTAATGTTGATTGGCCAGCCGGAACTGCAACAGCAACTGAAACAGCAGCACCTACGCCAGTTAGCGCAGCGCATCACCGCACGTTATCATTTAATGCCGCTTGAGGCGTCAGAAGTTAGTGCTTACATCGCTCATCGCTTAAAGATAGCGGGGCGTGAGCATGTGTTATTTAGCAAAAAATCTTGCAACCGTATTTTTGAACTAAGCGAAGGAATTCCACGGGTTATTAACTTAATTTGCGACAAAGCTTTATTGTTGGCCTACGGCGAGCAGTTAACCGAGGTTGATATCAGCAGTGTTAACCGGGCGGCTTCACAAGTATTGTTTGTTGACTATCAAATGCCAGCAACGTCGAATGCTCAGTGGTTAAAGCCGATGTTATCCAGCACAGTTGTTATTGTTGGCGTGCTTGGCATTGCCTGGGGCGGGCTCAATTTTTACCGTGTTATGTCAGCGCAAAATGAGCACGGTGTGGTTATGACCACACCGGTGGCTGAGTCGGCAGAATTACCACTAACAGCACCATTAACAGCATCATCAGTCGTACCTTCAACAGCGCCTTTAGTGATACCAACAGCGAGAGATAATCTGCTAATAGCACCTGTGGCGAATGTAGTGATTCAGCCTACTGCCATTGATATTAACCAGCATATTAATCCTTATTTGGCTAAATCACGGTTAAGCCAGTCGGCTTTTTCTGGGTTAATGGGGTTGTGGGGCACGGCGCAAGGTGCCGGCGTTGATCACTGTAACTCGGCCAAACAATATGGTTTGCGCTGTGTTGAGGGCACGGGTTGGGATCAGTTACTCGGTTATAATCATCCGGCAATGTTCTCTTTTCGGGTCGCTGGGCAAACATATTTCGCAGTAGCCGTTGCAGTTGATAGTGATAACAAGGTGCTAATCCAGTTATTTGATCAACAGTTAGTGGTTAATAAATCTTGGTTGTTACAGCACTGGACGGGTGCCTTTACCGTGTTGTGGCAACCACCGACCGGCTTTAATCGTTATTTGAAATTAGGTCAGCAAGGAGGGGCGGTGACCGAGCTTGCATCGATGTTAAATCAGTTTTATCAACTGCCCAATTCAGCAAGTTATTCATTTGACCAGGTATTAGCGCAATTAGTTAGGCGTTTTCAGGCCGAACATCAGTTAACGGTTGATGGCATTGCTGGGGAGCAAACCTTGCTTAAGTTGCAAATTGCTACCGCGCGCCAAGGGCAAACCTTGCTCAATGATATTAAGCTGGCCCAGTTCGATGCAGGGCCCAATTCAACGTTAATCGCTAAGAGAGTTGCGTTACCGCCAGTGTATATAGAACCTGCACGTTATCAGGCCAAGCTCGCTAAAAAAACAGCCGTTGCTGCGCCCATCAACAAACGAGTTAGCGAACCACCGAAATCGACTGCTGCCAATTTTGATCAATTGGTAACACAAGATGGCATTTCAGCCGATTTAGCTCAGCGATTTAGTCAGGCGTTAGCCGCAATGGAAGCCGAGCAACTCAGTGAACCGCTACCCGCTAAGCTCCATCCGCAAGCCTTAGTTTATTTTCCTCAGTGGTATCAAGATTTGGTACCGCCTTTGCAGTTTAGTTCGCACATTTATTCGAGCGATCGCGCCGAGCGTTGGGTCAAAGTAAACCGCCAAGTGGTTAAAGAAGGTGAGTTAATTAATGCTGATTTGCGTTTGGTGAAAGTAACACCTGAGCGGGTGGTTATCGAAATGCAGCAGCGGCAGTTTACGTTGCCTGCCTTAACCGATTGGTAA
- a CDS encoding multifunctional CCA addition/repair protein — MEIFLVGGAVRDNLLNINVVDHDWVVVGATPQQLLDQNYQQVGKDFPVFLNPTTKEEYALARTERKSGHGYTGFECYSAPDVTLEQDLVRRDLTINAIAQRPDGSLVDPYHGQQDINDRILRHISPAFSEDPLRVLRVARFAARFAHLGFTIAPETMALMQQLALNGELAHLTPERVWAEMAKALNSKKPQVFFEVLRQCQALAVLLPEIDNLFGVPNPAKWHPEIDSGIHTLMVVEQAAKLTQDPVVRFAALVHDLGKALTPPDKWPSHHGHGQAGLTLIKQLCLRLRVPNQHKELALLVSDHHCKIHRCDELRRDTVIKLFDSLDVWRKPERYLQFLLTCEADARGRTGFELSPYPQHHTMLNYFELARTVNVQEIIKQGIVGAAIKPALFKARVAAIS; from the coding sequence GTGGAAATCTTTTTAGTCGGCGGCGCAGTACGCGATAATTTATTAAATATTAATGTAGTGGATCATGACTGGGTTGTCGTTGGTGCCACCCCGCAGCAATTGCTTGATCAAAATTATCAGCAAGTAGGCAAAGACTTTCCGGTGTTTCTCAACCCGACCACCAAAGAAGAATATGCACTCGCACGCACCGAGCGTAAGTCTGGCCACGGTTATACGGGCTTCGAATGTTATAGCGCGCCCGATGTGACCCTCGAGCAAGACCTCGTTAGGCGCGACCTGACCATTAACGCGATTGCCCAGCGCCCCGACGGCAGCTTGGTCGACCCTTATCATGGTCAGCAAGATATTAACGATCGGATACTGCGCCATATCTCGCCAGCTTTTAGTGAAGATCCATTACGCGTATTACGAGTGGCCCGATTTGCGGCTCGATTTGCCCATCTTGGTTTTACCATTGCTCCAGAAACCATGGCGCTGATGCAACAATTAGCCCTTAACGGCGAATTGGCACACTTAACCCCTGAACGGGTATGGGCCGAAATGGCCAAGGCGCTAAACTCTAAAAAACCACAGGTCTTTTTTGAAGTGCTGCGTCAATGTCAGGCACTGGCGGTATTATTACCCGAAATTGATAATTTATTTGGCGTGCCTAATCCCGCCAAATGGCACCCTGAAATCGACAGTGGCATTCATACCCTAATGGTGGTTGAGCAAGCAGCTAAGTTAACTCAAGATCCGGTGGTACGTTTTGCTGCCTTGGTCCATGATTTGGGCAAAGCGTTAACCCCACCAGACAAGTGGCCCTCACACCATGGCCATGGTCAAGCAGGTTTAACCCTGATTAAACAGCTGTGTTTGCGACTGCGAGTACCAAATCAACACAAAGAGTTAGCGCTGTTAGTAAGTGATCACCATTGTAAAATTCATCGCTGCGACGAATTACGCCGTGACACCGTTATTAAATTGTTTGACAGTCTTGATGTGTGGCGTAAACCAGAACGTTATTTGCAGTTTTTATTAACCTGCGAAGCCGATGCGCGCGGCAGAACGGGCTTTGAATTATCACCCTATCCGCAACATCATACGATGCTCAACTACTTTGAGCTGGCACGCACGGTCAATGTTCAGGAGATTATCAAGCAAGGGATTGTTGGAGCGGCGATCAAACCCGCACTGTTTAAAGCACGGGTCGCAGCGATTAGCTAA
- a CDS encoding undecaprenyl-diphosphate phosphatase yields MSTFEIVILSLIQGFTEFLPISSSAHLILPSKILGWNDQGLAFDVAVHIGTLLAVMIYFRREVVTLLLAWFGSFKGQHNGESRLAWWIIIGTIPAGLFGLLAKDLIETYLRSAWVIAGTTISFGLLLWWADVRAKQVINEYKLTLSNAIFIGMAQALALIPGTSRSGITMTAGLMLGLTRESAARFSFLLSIPVIIMSGGYTALGLFDDGAVVNWAEMGYGLVLSFISAYICITFFLSVISKMGMLPFVIYRLLLGAGLVTFLLW; encoded by the coding sequence ATGTCGACATTTGAAATTGTTATATTGTCGTTAATTCAGGGGTTTACTGAGTTTTTGCCAATATCGAGCTCTGCTCATTTAATTTTGCCTTCAAAAATATTGGGTTGGAACGATCAGGGCTTAGCCTTTGATGTGGCGGTGCATATTGGCACCTTATTAGCGGTCATGATTTACTTTAGGCGCGAAGTGGTCACCCTGTTACTAGCTTGGTTTGGCTCATTTAAGGGCCAACATAACGGTGAAAGTCGGTTGGCGTGGTGGATTATTATTGGCACTATTCCCGCTGGATTATTTGGTTTATTGGCCAAAGATTTAATTGAAACGTATTTGCGCTCGGCCTGGGTGATTGCGGGCACGACGATTAGTTTTGGCTTGTTATTATGGTGGGCTGATGTCCGCGCTAAGCAGGTGATTAACGAGTATAAACTCACGTTGTCTAATGCGATATTTATTGGCATGGCACAGGCATTAGCGCTAATTCCTGGTACTTCGCGCTCGGGTATTACCATGACCGCTGGTTTGATGCTGGGCCTGACGCGTGAAAGTGCTGCACGGTTTTCGTTCTTGTTGTCAATTCCGGTCATAATCATGAGCGGCGGTTATACCGCGCTAGGATTATTCGACGATGGCGCAGTCGTTAACTGGGCCGAGATGGGTTACGGCTTAGTATTATCTTTTATCAGCGCCTATATTTGCATTACCTTTTTCCTAAGCGTAATCAGTAAAATGGGTATGTTACCTTTTGTAATATACCGTTTACTGCTAGGTGCCGGTCTTGTTACCTTCTTGTTGTGGTAA
- the folK gene encoding 2-amino-4-hydroxy-6-hydroxymethyldihydropteridine diphosphokinase, with the protein MATLFISIGSNIDKARYIRNGIADLTAQFGPLQISSVYESESVGFDGSNFYNLVCAATTSLSVSEVTALLRKIEVANGRDRSAKKFSSRTLDLDLLLYDDLVIAEPTVLPRDEIDKNAFVLWPLAELAPNLIHPLLQQNYQDLWDSFDKDKQSLWAIPFDWQGSDL; encoded by the coding sequence ATGGCAACCTTATTTATCAGTATTGGCAGTAATATCGATAAAGCGCGCTATATTCGTAATGGCATAGCCGACTTGACGGCTCAGTTTGGGCCATTACAGATATCTTCAGTGTATGAAAGTGAGTCGGTTGGTTTTGACGGCAGTAATTTTTATAATTTGGTTTGTGCCGCAACCACCAGTCTTAGTGTCAGTGAAGTGACGGCTTTGCTGCGTAAAATTGAAGTGGCCAATGGGCGTGATCGCAGCGCCAAAAAGTTTAGTTCTCGCACCCTTGATCTCGATTTATTGCTTTATGACGATTTGGTTATTGCAGAGCCAACGGTATTGCCGCGTGATGAAATTGACAAAAATGCCTTTGTGTTATGGCCTTTAGCCGAGTTAGCGCCTAACTTAATCCACCCGCTATTACAGCAAAACTATCAAGATTTATGGGATAGTTTCGATAAAGATAAACAGTCATTGTGGGCTATCCCATTTGATTGGCAAGGAAGTGATTTATAA
- the folB gene encoding dihydroneopterin aldolase has translation MDIVFIKQLKVETTIGAYEWEKTIKQILLLDLEMAWDNRAPAAQDDLTKALDYASVSQRITSWLEQQQIELIETVAEQIAELLLNEFAINWLRLTVHKPDAVSNAAGVGVIIERGEKA, from the coding sequence ATGGACATAGTTTTTATTAAGCAACTAAAAGTTGAAACCACAATTGGCGCTTACGAATGGGAAAAAACCATTAAGCAAATCTTGCTGCTTGATCTTGAGATGGCGTGGGACAATCGGGCGCCAGCGGCGCAAGATGATTTAACCAAAGCACTTGATTATGCGTCGGTATCACAGCGTATTACGAGTTGGTTAGAGCAGCAACAGATTGAGCTGATTGAAACTGTGGCTGAACAAATTGCCGAGTTGTTATTAAATGAATTTGCAATCAATTGGTTGCGTTTAACGGTGCACAAGCCTGATGCGGTGAGCAATGCCGCTGGCGTTGGCGTGATTATCGAACGAGGCGAAAAGGCATAA
- the plsY gene encoding glycerol-3-phosphate 1-O-acyltransferase PlsY, whose amino-acid sequence MIALTILMIILAYLAGSLSSAIIIARMYQLPDPRINGSGNPGATNILRIGGARPAILVLIGDVLKGTITVWCSYFLGLEPLNLGLVAVAACLGHIFPIFFEFKGGKGVATAFGAMLPIGLDLTGLLLLSWLAVVLVTGYSSIAALAVSLLAPVLTYLIKPQYTIAVTLLCLLILIRHQPNMVRLLNGEESKIWQKFKRKK is encoded by the coding sequence ATGATTGCCTTGACGATATTAATGATTATTCTCGCCTATCTGGCTGGATCGCTGTCTAGTGCAATAATAATTGCGCGAATGTATCAACTGCCCGACCCGCGCATTAATGGCTCAGGCAACCCCGGTGCGACCAACATATTACGTATTGGCGGCGCGCGCCCTGCCATATTAGTGCTGATTGGTGATGTACTTAAAGGCACCATTACCGTGTGGTGTTCTTACTTTTTAGGGCTCGAGCCGTTAAATTTGGGCTTGGTCGCCGTCGCGGCCTGTTTGGGTCATATTTTCCCTATTTTCTTCGAATTTAAAGGCGGCAAGGGAGTAGCAACGGCCTTTGGTGCAATGTTGCCGATTGGTTTGGATTTAACCGGATTACTCTTGCTCAGTTGGTTAGCAGTGGTATTAGTCACTGGCTATTCATCGATTGCAGCACTTGCTGTATCACTGCTCGCGCCAGTGCTCACCTACCTGATAAAACCACAATATACCATTGCGGTAACCCTGCTGTGTTTATTAATACTGATCCGGCACCAACCCAATATGGTGCGGTTGCTTAACGGCGAGGAATCAAAAATATGGCAGAAATTCAAACGAAAAAAATAG
- the tsaD gene encoding tRNA (adenosine(37)-N6)-threonylcarbamoyltransferase complex transferase subunit TsaD, which translates to MRILGIETSCDETGIAIYDDQDGLLAHQLYSQVKLHADYGGVVPELASRDHSRKIIPLIKQTMQEANCTAQDIDGIAFTAGPGLVGALLVGASVGRSLAYAWGKPAVAVHHMEGHLLAPMLEENKPDFPFIALLVSGGHTQLVRVDGIGQYQLLGESVDDAAGEAFDKTAKLLGLDYPGGPRLSKMAQSGDTARFTFPRPMTNRPGLDFSFSGLKTFAANTIAANTPEGSVCDPQTQADIARAFEDAVVDTLAIKCKRALKETGLKRLVVAGGVSANTHLRTQLEQLMKARGGEVFYPRHEFCADNGAMIAYAGMQRLKAGQTVGLEISATPRWPMDTLPAV; encoded by the coding sequence ATGCGTATTTTAGGAATAGAAACTTCTTGTGATGAAACTGGTATCGCGATCTATGATGATCAGGATGGCTTATTGGCACATCAGTTATATAGCCAAGTTAAGCTACATGCCGACTATGGTGGTGTCGTGCCAGAGCTGGCCTCGCGCGATCATTCGCGCAAGATTATCCCGCTAATCAAGCAAACCATGCAAGAAGCCAATTGCACCGCGCAAGATATCGACGGCATTGCGTTTACTGCGGGTCCTGGCTTGGTTGGTGCTTTATTGGTCGGCGCATCGGTCGGGCGTTCACTGGCTTATGCTTGGGGCAAACCTGCGGTGGCGGTTCACCACATGGAGGGCCATTTGCTCGCGCCGATGCTGGAAGAAAATAAGCCTGATTTTCCTTTTATTGCCTTGCTTGTTTCTGGCGGTCATACCCAGTTAGTGCGAGTTGATGGCATTGGTCAGTATCAGTTACTTGGCGAGTCAGTTGATGATGCGGCCGGTGAAGCGTTCGATAAAACGGCTAAATTACTTGGCTTGGATTATCCTGGCGGGCCACGGTTATCAAAAATGGCCCAAAGTGGCGACACTGCTCGTTTTACTTTCCCTCGCCCAATGACCAATCGTCCGGGTTTGGATTTTAGTTTTAGTGGCCTTAAAACTTTTGCCGCTAACACGATTGCCGCTAATACGCCTGAAGGATCGGTATGTGACCCACAAACGCAGGCCGATATTGCGCGTGCGTTTGAAGATGCGGTGGTTGATACCTTAGCGATAAAGTGTAAACGAGCGTTAAAAGAAACCGGGCTTAAGCGTTTAGTGGTTGCCGGCGGTGTTAGCGCCAATACTCATCTGCGTACGCAATTAGAGCAGCTAATGAAAGCGCGTGGTGGTGAGGTGTTTTATCCGCGGCACGAGTTTTGTGCCGATAACGGCGCGATGATCGCCTATGCTGGGATGCAGCGTCTTAAAGCGGGGCAAACAGTTGGTTTAGAGATATCAGCCACGCCACGCTGGCCAATGGATACTTTGCCGGCGGTTTAG
- the rpsU gene encoding 30S ribosomal protein S21, producing MPIVKVRENEPFDVALRRFKRSCEKAGILSEVRRREHYEKPTTARKRAKAAASKRLAKKLSRDNARRVRMY from the coding sequence ATGCCAATAGTTAAAGTTAGAGAAAACGAACCATTTGACGTAGCACTACGTCGCTTCAAGCGCTCTTGTGAGAAAGCAGGAATTTTATCTGAAGTACGTCGTCGTGAGCACTATGAAAAGCCAACGACTGCACGTAAGCGTGCTAAAGCTGCTGCTTCAAAGCGTCTGGCTAAGAAATTAAGCCGTGATAACGCACGTCGCGTTCGCATGTACTAA
- a CDS encoding GatB/YqeY domain-containing protein has product MNLQEQLRDQMKVAMRAKDKERLKTIRMAIAAVKQREIDERITLTDQDVLNILVKMVKQRRDAAKQYEDANRQDLADIELYEITVIEDFLPQPLTSDEVDSLIKSAIEQTGATSMQEMGKVMALLKPQVQGRADLGKISGLIKAAFSA; this is encoded by the coding sequence ATGAACCTACAAGAGCAACTAAGAGACCAGATGAAAGTCGCTATGCGCGCTAAAGATAAAGAGCGCTTAAAGACGATCAGAATGGCTATTGCTGCCGTTAAACAACGAGAAATCGATGAGCGTATTACCCTAACTGACCAAGATGTGTTAAACATTTTAGTTAAAATGGTAAAGCAGCGCCGCGATGCAGCAAAACAGTATGAAGACGCAAATCGTCAAGATTTGGCTGACATTGAATTGTATGAAATCACAGTGATTGAGGATTTTTTACCGCAACCACTGACTAGCGATGAAGTCGATAGTCTGATTAAAAGTGCAATTGAACAAACAGGTGCAACTTCAATGCAAGAGATGGGTAAGGTTATGGCTTTACTCAAACCTCAGGTTCAAGGTCGTGCTGATTTAGGCAAGATAAGTGGCTTAATTAAAGCAGCCTTTTCTGCCTAA
- the dnaG gene encoding DNA primase, with amino-acid sequence MAGLIPQHFIDDLISRTDIVDLIDGRVKLKKAGKSYVACCPFHGEKSPSFHVSQDKQFYHCFGCGASGNIISFIMEYDRLDFPDAIDELAGMYNLEVPREDSGTEKKSAQQYSIDKQKKLDYYELMEQVTTYFCQQLQSNKNSAQVIEYLKMRGLSGEIAKRFSIGYAPDDWQEVKDKFGRGTERENQLLETGVLIKNEKGRTYDRFRNRVMFPIRDRRGRVIGFGGRVLDDATPKYLNSPETPIFHKGSELYGFFEAKQANRDLKRLLVVEGYMDVVALAQNGISWAVASLGTSTTTDQIQLMFRNAGEIICCYDGDRAGRDAAWRTLQNALPQLQDGRQIKFMFLPDGEDPDSMVRALGQDKFVDLVNEAIPLSQYLFDNLLAQVEMDSEDGRSKLAQLALPMVNSIADGVFQQMMKERLAKYLGIESDALNRFVETEKPAQSKAQRKKAHRGSIVRQAIGLLVQHPELVQSISNIPQLGQIKIKGTGLLQTLINQVRQQPTITSAQLLERWRGEPEYPSLLKLAAWQHDVESDNLEQQFVDTIIQIINKHLELRLEQLAHKSRVAHLTSEERQEYAQLIQNEL; translated from the coding sequence ATGGCTGGCCTAATCCCTCAACATTTTATTGATGATCTAATTTCCCGTACCGATATTGTGGATCTAATAGATGGCCGAGTTAAACTTAAAAAAGCCGGTAAAAGTTACGTTGCTTGCTGCCCATTTCACGGCGAAAAAAGCCCCTCGTTTCATGTCAGCCAAGACAAACAGTTTTATCACTGCTTTGGTTGTGGTGCCAGCGGCAACATTATTTCATTCATCATGGAATACGACCGCCTTGATTTTCCCGATGCTATCGACGAACTGGCGGGCATGTACAATCTTGAGGTGCCGCGAGAAGACTCAGGCACTGAAAAAAAGTCAGCCCAGCAATACTCAATCGACAAGCAAAAGAAACTCGATTATTACGAGTTAATGGAACAAGTAACCACTTACTTCTGTCAGCAGTTACAAAGTAATAAAAATAGCGCTCAGGTGATTGAATACCTGAAAATGCGCGGTTTAAGTGGTGAAATTGCCAAACGATTTAGCATTGGTTACGCCCCCGATGATTGGCAAGAAGTTAAAGATAAATTTGGTCGCGGTACCGAGCGTGAAAATCAACTGCTTGAAACCGGTGTCTTAATCAAAAATGAAAAAGGTCGCACCTACGATCGTTTTCGTAATCGGGTGATGTTCCCAATCCGTGATCGCCGCGGCCGAGTCATTGGTTTTGGTGGCCGTGTGCTTGATGATGCAACCCCTAAATATTTAAACTCACCTGAAACGCCAATCTTTCATAAAGGCTCTGAGCTTTATGGTTTTTTTGAAGCCAAACAAGCCAACCGTGACCTTAAGCGTTTATTGGTGGTTGAAGGGTATATGGACGTGGTGGCACTGGCACAAAACGGCATTAGCTGGGCTGTTGCTTCATTAGGCACCTCAACCACTACCGACCAAATTCAGCTGATGTTCCGTAACGCTGGTGAAATAATTTGCTGTTACGACGGTGACCGAGCAGGTCGTGACGCAGCCTGGCGCACCTTGCAAAATGCGCTACCGCAATTGCAAGATGGCCGCCAAATTAAGTTTATGTTTTTACCCGATGGTGAAGATCCAGACTCAATGGTGCGCGCGCTCGGTCAAGACAAATTTGTCGATTTGGTCAACGAAGCAATTCCTTTGTCGCAATATCTGTTTGATAACTTGCTAGCTCAAGTGGAAATGGACTCGGAAGATGGTCGCTCCAAATTAGCGCAATTAGCGCTGCCAATGGTTAACAGCATTGCCGATGGCGTCTTTCAACAAATGATGAAAGAAAGACTGGCCAAGTACCTTGGCATAGAATCTGACGCGCTCAATCGCTTTGTCGAAACAGAAAAACCGGCGCAAAGTAAGGCCCAACGAAAAAAGGCTCACCGCGGTTCCATTGTGCGCCAAGCTATCGGCTTATTGGTTCAGCACCCTGAACTGGTGCAATCAATCAGTAATATCCCGCAACTTGGCCAAATAAAAATTAAAGGCACTGGCTTGCTGCAAACATTGATTAATCAAGTCAGGCAGCAACCAACGATTACCTCGGCCCAACTGCTTGAACGCTGGCGCGGCGAACCAGAGTACCCTTCGTTGCTCAAGCTCGCGGCCTGGCAGCACGATGTTGAAAGTGACAATCTTGAACAACAGTTTGTCGATACCATTATTCAAATTATAAATAAGCATTTAGAATTACGGTTGGAACAACTTGCTCATAAGTCACGTGTCGCTCATTTAACGAGTGAGGAGCGTCAAGAATATGCGCAATTAATCCAAAATGAGCTATAA